From the genome of Streptomyces sp. NBC_00659, one region includes:
- a CDS encoding DUF1206 domain-containing protein → MAREGEIGARRAATGSAREGAARAGLTARGVIYVLVGVLALRIAFGDSGGRQADRGGALQEIATKPFGAALLWALGAGLVGMALWRLSEALFGAAGQDGGKAGKRLMAAGRCVFYGFVAYSVLAFAAGSRGSGSGDRQSRDVTAKALGMPGGQWIVGAAGAGLVVAGVWIAVRAVMRKYHKHLKLGEMSRRVRGAVDTTGVGGGAARGVVFAAAGAFAVRAAVEYRPDQAKGMDGTLRSFAGTPMGPWLLACVAAGLVLFGLFSFAMARWRRV, encoded by the coding sequence GTGGCCCGCGAAGGAGAGATCGGCGCCCGCCGTGCGGCGACCGGTTCCGCGCGTGAGGGCGCGGCCCGCGCGGGGCTGACCGCCCGGGGGGTGATCTACGTCCTGGTCGGCGTGCTGGCCCTGCGTATCGCCTTCGGCGACAGCGGCGGGCGGCAGGCGGACCGGGGCGGTGCCCTTCAGGAGATCGCCACGAAGCCGTTCGGCGCGGCCCTGCTGTGGGCTCTCGGCGCCGGGCTCGTGGGCATGGCGCTGTGGCGGCTGTCCGAGGCGTTGTTCGGCGCCGCCGGACAGGACGGCGGCAAGGCGGGCAAGCGCCTGATGGCGGCCGGGCGGTGCGTGTTCTACGGATTCGTCGCCTACTCCGTGCTGGCCTTCGCGGCCGGCTCGCGCGGCAGCGGTTCGGGCGACCGGCAGTCCCGGGACGTCACGGCCAAGGCGCTGGGCATGCCCGGTGGCCAGTGGATCGTCGGTGCCGCCGGGGCGGGCCTGGTCGTCGCGGGCGTCTGGATCGCCGTACGGGCCGTGATGCGCAAGTACCACAAGCACCTCAAGCTCGGTGAGATGTCGCGGCGGGTCCGCGGGGCTGTCGACACGACGGGAGTCGGCGGCGGGGCCGCGCGCGGTGTGGTGTTCGCGGCGGCGGGTGCCTTCGCCGTCCGGGCCGCCGTGGAGTACCGGCCCGACCAGGCCAAGGGGATGGACGGCACGCTGCGGTCCTTCGCCGGAACGCCGATGGGCCCGTGGCTGCTGGCCTGCGTCGCCGCCGGCCTCGTCCTGTTCGGGCTGTTCTCGTTCGCGATGGCACGGTGGCGCAGGGTGTGA
- a CDS encoding ThuA domain-containing protein translates to MRISQSPPARGVLRVLVLLATLLGLAAPPAAHASATAAPFKVLALYNGTWDAAHISFVHEANDWFPKQAAANGFTYTASNNWDLLGNGGVNAYQVVLFLDDLPQTSAQRAGFEQYMRAGGGWMGFHVSAFTTDAQSWSWYHNQFLGSGNFTSNTWGPTTAVLKAEDRAHPSTVNLPATFTSSVSEWYSWSNDLRQNPDIRVLASVDPSSFPLGTDPNQTWYSGYYPVLWTNTKYRMLYANFGHNAMDYATNTTLSSTFASTAQNRFLLDGLKWLGGADTPVPPTDPISETAWYSLAGSGNGTCVDARSAGTANGTAVQQYTCNGTQAQQFQFRSTDSGYTRIALRMNPQQVVDVTDRSTADNAPLQLWSWSNGQNQQWQPVKESSGRYHFVARHSGKCLSAAASAANSVQLTQRGCDGSAAQSFALTAQP, encoded by the coding sequence ATGCGCATCAGCCAGTCCCCACCGGCGCGCGGTGTCCTGCGGGTCCTCGTCCTGCTGGCGACCCTGCTCGGCCTCGCCGCTCCGCCGGCCGCGCACGCGAGCGCCACGGCGGCCCCGTTCAAGGTGCTCGCCCTCTACAACGGCACCTGGGACGCGGCCCACATCAGTTTCGTCCACGAGGCCAACGACTGGTTCCCGAAGCAGGCCGCGGCGAACGGCTTCACCTACACGGCCAGCAACAACTGGGACCTGCTCGGCAACGGGGGCGTGAACGCGTACCAAGTCGTCCTGTTCCTCGACGACCTGCCGCAGACCTCGGCCCAACGCGCCGGTTTCGAGCAGTACATGCGCGCCGGCGGCGGCTGGATGGGCTTCCATGTCTCCGCCTTCACCACCGACGCGCAGAGCTGGTCCTGGTACCACAACCAGTTCCTGGGCAGCGGGAACTTCACGTCCAACACCTGGGGGCCGACGACCGCCGTCCTGAAGGCCGAGGACCGGGCGCATCCCTCCACCGTGAACCTGCCGGCCACGTTCACCTCGTCGGTCAGCGAGTGGTACAGCTGGTCGAACGACCTGCGGCAGAACCCGGACATCCGCGTCCTCGCCTCGGTCGACCCGAGCAGCTTCCCGCTGGGCACTGACCCGAACCAGACCTGGTACAGCGGCTATTACCCGGTTCTGTGGACCAACACGAAGTACCGGATGCTGTACGCGAACTTCGGCCACAACGCGATGGACTACGCGACGAACACCACGCTGTCGTCGACGTTCGCCAGTACGGCCCAGAACCGGTTCCTGCTGGACGGACTCAAGTGGCTCGGCGGGGCTGACACGCCGGTGCCACCGACGGACCCGATCTCGGAGACCGCCTGGTACTCCCTGGCCGGTTCGGGCAACGGCACCTGTGTGGACGCCCGTTCGGCCGGCACGGCGAACGGGACCGCGGTCCAGCAGTACACCTGCAACGGCACGCAGGCACAGCAGTTCCAGTTCCGTTCGACGGACAGCGGCTACACCCGGATCGCGCTGCGGATGAATCCTCAGCAGGTCGTCGATGTCACCGACCGCTCGACGGCCGACAACGCGCCGCTGCAACTGTGGAGTTGGTCGAACGGCCAGAACCAGCAGTGGCAGCCGGTGAAGGAGAGCAGCGGGCGCTATCACTTCGTCGCCCGGCACAGCGGCAAGTGCCTGAGCGCGGCGGCATCCGCCGCGAACAGCGTGCAGCTCACCCAGCGCGGCTGTGACGGATCGGCCGCCCAGAGCTTCGCACTCACCGCGCAGCCCTGA
- a CDS encoding RICIN domain-containing protein, producing the protein MATTVSGLTATAQSAAARDDALAQAAAVPTGWATVVNAGSGKCVDARAAGTADGTAVQQYACNSSQAQQWQFAATSGGYSQVDNRADSTKAWDVTDVSVADSALVQLWAYGGGSNQQWQAVAEAGGAYHFVNRNSGKCLDVPSASTADSVQLQQYTCNGTAAQSFHVDAVDTQQPPGTPDLGPNVTVFDPSTPAATIQSSLDSAFSQQETNQFGTARKAFLFKPGTYSANANVGFYTQVAGLGLSPDDVDIRGSVHAEADWFQGNATQNFWRSAENLSVTPPSGTDRWAVSQAAPYRRMHLRGNLALDDGGWSSGGYMADTKIDGQVNSGSQQQWLSRNTEWSNWTGSNWNMVFVGAKNAPANSFPNPPYTTVGQTPVSREKPFLYVDAAGAWKVFVPSVRTNSSGTTWSSGTPAGSSLPLSDFFVVKPGATAAQLNDALAQGKNLLVTPGVYHLDQTLRVTRADTVVLGLGLATLVPDNGITAMTVADVNGVRLAGLLIDAGTTNSAQLLEMGPSGSSADHSANPSSLHDVFFRVGGAGVGKATTSLTVNSDDVIGDHLWLWRADHGSGVGWTSNTADTGLVVNGDDVTMYGLFVEHYQKYQTVWNGNGGRTYFYQNEMPYDPPSQAAWTNGSTQGYAAYKVAPSVTSHEVYGFGSYCYFNANPAVAAERAIEAPVNANVRFKDMVTVSLGGTGTIRHVVNDRGGPSNSSTNVANLVSYP; encoded by the coding sequence ATGGCGACGACCGTGTCGGGCCTGACCGCCACCGCGCAGAGCGCCGCCGCCCGGGACGACGCGCTCGCGCAGGCGGCCGCGGTGCCGACGGGCTGGGCCACCGTCGTCAACGCGGGCAGCGGCAAGTGCGTCGACGCCCGCGCCGCCGGAACGGCCGACGGAACCGCCGTCCAGCAGTACGCCTGCAACAGCAGCCAGGCCCAGCAGTGGCAGTTCGCCGCCACGTCGGGCGGGTACTCCCAGGTCGACAACCGGGCCGACAGCACCAAGGCCTGGGACGTCACCGACGTCTCGGTTGCGGACAGCGCGCTGGTGCAGCTGTGGGCGTACGGCGGCGGCAGCAACCAGCAGTGGCAGGCCGTGGCGGAGGCCGGCGGCGCCTACCACTTCGTGAACCGCAACAGCGGCAAGTGCCTCGATGTGCCGAGTGCCTCCACCGCCGACAGCGTGCAGCTCCAGCAGTACACCTGCAACGGCACGGCGGCCCAGTCCTTCCATGTCGACGCGGTGGACACGCAACAGCCTCCGGGGACACCGGACCTGGGCCCGAACGTCACCGTCTTCGACCCGTCGACCCCGGCCGCGACCATCCAGAGCAGCCTCGACTCGGCCTTCTCCCAGCAGGAGACCAACCAGTTCGGCACCGCCCGGAAGGCCTTCCTCTTCAAGCCCGGCACCTACAGCGCCAACGCGAACGTCGGCTTCTACACCCAGGTCGCGGGTCTGGGCCTCTCCCCCGACGACGTCGACATCCGGGGCTCGGTGCACGCCGAGGCGGACTGGTTCCAGGGCAACGCGACCCAGAACTTCTGGCGTTCGGCGGAGAACCTGTCGGTGACTCCCCCGTCCGGCACGGACCGCTGGGCGGTGTCGCAGGCGGCGCCCTACCGGCGTATGCATCTGCGCGGCAACCTGGCGCTGGACGACGGCGGCTGGTCCAGCGGCGGCTACATGGCCGACACGAAGATCGACGGCCAGGTCAACTCCGGTTCGCAGCAGCAGTGGCTGTCGCGCAACACCGAATGGTCGAACTGGACCGGCTCCAACTGGAACATGGTGTTCGTCGGCGCGAAGAACGCCCCCGCGAACAGTTTCCCGAACCCTCCGTACACGACGGTGGGCCAGACACCGGTCTCCCGCGAGAAGCCCTTCCTGTACGTCGACGCGGCGGGCGCCTGGAAGGTGTTCGTCCCGTCCGTACGTACCAACTCCAGCGGCACGACATGGAGTTCGGGCACTCCTGCGGGCTCGTCCCTGCCGCTGTCCGACTTCTTCGTGGTGAAGCCGGGCGCGACGGCGGCCCAGCTGAACGACGCGCTGGCCCAGGGCAAGAACCTGCTGGTGACGCCGGGCGTCTACCACCTCGACCAGACGCTCAGGGTCACCCGGGCCGACACCGTGGTCCTGGGCCTCGGTCTGGCCACCCTCGTCCCCGACAACGGCATCACCGCCATGACGGTCGCCGACGTGAACGGTGTCCGGCTCGCCGGGCTGCTGATCGACGCGGGCACGACCAACTCCGCGCAACTGCTGGAGATGGGACCGAGCGGCTCCTCCGCGGACCACAGCGCAAACCCGAGCTCCCTGCACGACGTGTTCTTCCGCGTCGGCGGCGCGGGCGTCGGCAAGGCCACCACCAGCCTGACCGTCAACAGCGACGACGTCATCGGCGACCACCTGTGGCTGTGGCGCGCGGACCACGGCAGCGGAGTCGGCTGGACCAGCAACACGGCCGACACCGGCCTGGTCGTGAACGGCGACGACGTGACCATGTACGGGCTGTTCGTCGAGCACTACCAGAAGTACCAGACCGTCTGGAACGGCAACGGCGGCCGCACGTACTTCTACCAGAACGAGATGCCCTACGACCCGCCCAGCCAGGCGGCGTGGACGAACGGTTCGACGCAGGGCTACGCCGCCTACAAGGTCGCGCCCTCCGTGACCAGCCATGAGGTGTACGGCTTCGGCAGCTACTGCTACTTCAACGCCAACCCCGCCGTCGCCGCGGAGCGCGCCATCGAGGCGCCCGTCAACGCGAACGTGCGTTTCAAGGACATGGTGACCGTCTCCCTCGGCGGTACGGGCACCATCCGGCACGTCGTCAACGACCGGGGCGGTCCTTCCAACTCCTCCACCAACGTCGCCAACCTGGTCAGCTACCCGTGA
- a CDS encoding aminoacyl-tRNA deacylase produces the protein MNAPAPIGPPEVLVALGASFRLREHPDVTSPAEVCAALGVPLERTVKTLAFVTPGDRLLPAAVPGHARLRYGALARAVGIRRGDLSPAGTERLTRAGMRPGGVCPVSADRTAMVVFDEAVGGLGLVHRGRGRPGSSIEIEAAELTAAVPAASTARIAGLPADKPA, from the coding sequence GTGAACGCTCCCGCACCCATCGGTCCGCCGGAAGTTCTCGTGGCGCTCGGCGCGTCGTTCCGGCTGCGCGAGCACCCTGACGTCACCAGCCCCGCAGAAGTGTGCGCCGCGTTGGGCGTTCCCCTGGAGCGGACGGTCAAGACCCTGGCATTCGTCACTCCCGGGGACCGCCTCCTGCCGGCGGCCGTGCCCGGTCATGCGCGACTGCGGTACGGCGCCCTCGCCCGCGCCGTCGGCATCCGGCGCGGTGACCTGTCTCCCGCAGGCACCGAGCGGTTGACGAGGGCGGGGATGCGGCCGGGCGGGGTGTGCCCCGTGTCCGCGGACCGGACCGCGATGGTCGTGTTCGACGAGGCGGTCGGCGGCCTGGGCCTGGTGCACCGCGGCAGAGGTCGGCCCGGCAGCAGCATCGAGATCGAGGCGGCGGAGTTGACGGCCGCCGTCCCGGCTGCCTCCACGGCGCGGATCGCCGGACTCCCGGCGGACAAACCCGCATGA
- a CDS encoding GNAT family N-acetyltransferase has product MIVRDAAAADAEDIYRLLSGFVTSYRPDRTVFDDVTFPGIIEAAAGGRAEFLVAEQDARVVGYLLALRLPTLFAGGTVLELLELTVDAPLRGRGTGSALIRAAQTRAREANDVEVTVPTRRAAAFYRGLGFHETAVHLKWSTA; this is encoded by the coding sequence ATGATCGTCCGCGACGCCGCAGCCGCGGACGCCGAAGACATCTACCGTCTGCTGAGCGGGTTCGTGACGAGCTACCGGCCCGACCGGACGGTCTTCGACGACGTCACGTTCCCCGGGATCATCGAGGCCGCCGCAGGGGGCAGAGCCGAGTTCCTGGTCGCCGAGCAGGACGCGCGCGTGGTGGGGTATCTGCTCGCGCTGCGCCTGCCGACCCTTTTCGCCGGGGGAACGGTCCTCGAACTGCTGGAACTCACCGTGGACGCACCCCTACGCGGCCGCGGTACGGGTTCCGCGCTGATCCGGGCCGCGCAGACAAGGGCCCGAGAGGCGAATGACGTCGAGGTGACCGTGCCGACCCGCAGGGCGGCCGCCTTCTACCGGGGGCTTGGATTCCACGAGACCGCGGTCCATCTCAAGTGGTCCACCGCCTGA